A region from the Salvia splendens isolate huo1 chromosome 15, SspV2, whole genome shotgun sequence genome encodes:
- the LOC121766964 gene encoding endoglucanase 2-like: MRKQNHGGGGGGGGGTCGVSADKVVELAKKQVDYILGDNPGKRSYMVGFGKRYPQRLHHRASSLPSLHTHPARINCGDGFQYLNTPSPNPNILVGAIIGGPDSQDKFADDQNNFHQSEPATYINARFIGALAFFSQYL; this comes from the exons ATGAGGAAGCAG AACcacggcggcggtggcggtggtggtgggggGACGTGCGGCGTCAGCGCCGACAAGGTTGTGGAGTTGGCAAAGAAACAGGTGGACTACATACTAGGAGATAATCCAGGCAAGAGGTCCTACATGGTGGGGTTCGGGAAGAGGTATCCGCAGCGGCTACACCACAGAGCCTCTTCCTTACCCTCACTCCACACACACCCTGCTCGGATCAACTGTGGTGATGGATTCCAGTATCTAAACACTCCGTCGCCTAATCCAAACATTCTTGTCGGAGCAATCATTGGCGGCCCAGACAGTCAAGACAAATTTGCAGATGACCAGAATAATTTTCACCAATCTGAGCCCGCCACTTATATCAATGCCCGATTTATTGGCGCACTCGCTTTCTTTTCTCAATATCTTTAA